CCTACAGAACCTCACCCTTTTACAACGGCAACTCATAGGGCACTGCATTACATCTTGTGGGGATACGTTACAGGGcactatcacattttcttccagTGACAGAGCACCCATGAGGGAATTTCCAGATTAACACATGTAGTGGCCCTCTATAGGGCACttcatcctgatttacccaTAACTAAGACAGTGATTACAGAACTTtggtatgttttctcctttgtgggggcaccttagaggacATTTTATCATGTATGTTCCACCGTGGCGTCACCCCATGTTTATAAGTTAGAgtagactaaatattagaaacaccacTCAGTATAACCCAATACAGTTCAACAGCACAGCAAACTAGAGCCTAAATGtccataaaataaatcaaaatctctctaaaacaaattttatatataaatcagcaataataaaacagcaaaaagacaaaaacccCAATTGTTTTCACCCAAAAGCAATGTTGAAATCAGtaataaaatattgataaatTGAAACCTTTACAGCATGCATTCACTGCAGAGTCACAACATCTATCATGTATTATATACaatacaaaacacatatttttttcttcaggcAGATTGACAATTTGTCCCAATCCCCCTCTATCctccccctttctttctctgtatgAGAAGATATGGTAATGAAAGGCTGAGCAAACACTTTTGAAATCCTGAGCCAATCTTTAACTATGGTCATTGTAGCCTCAGCATTACTGTATTGATCACTGGGCGATCACTCCTCATGAGATAGCAGACAGCAGTGCACACTGTACCTTGCTCAGTGGACTGATCAGCTGATGGAGCCTGGCTCTGTTTCCTCAATGCCAGACTGTCGTTGAACTAGATGGAGCATATCTTATCAATCGCTCTGATCATTGTTACTCTGAACTTCAAAACTTTTTGAGAACACTTGTTAAAGCTGTGACTTTAGctcaaatgaataaaagcatTTGCTGAAATTTCTGCAAAACTTGATGCTTGTATGTTTTCTCTTGTGTTAGGCTTTATCAGCAGATTTCCACCCCAGGGCTACTTTGGGCTCCCTGGTGGGTTCCCAtgctctgtgtttcctgtgCAGATCAGTGAGCTGAGCTGATCTGATCCCTCTGatgctcctctcctccccatTCTTTGCAGATACCCAGGGCAAGGAGATAGACCACCCTGGTGAGCCCCAAGAAGCTTGTATCTCAATCCTGCTGATTGcaacaaacacattcaccaCTGCTGTCTTCACCACAGCAGATGGACTGCTGTCAAAACAAAGACTCTCTGAGGAGTTACTGTTACAATAAAACGGTTTCCCGATGAGTGATATCACCTGCTGTAAACATTTTTTGCCAACAAATTAACATAATGATACAATACAGGTAACTAGATTCAATTGGTTTTTGTTAACCACTTTAAGAGCACACGACGGACGTCCCACTCATCTGTCCTCATCTGTGTTGCCTTTCTCTCACATTCATACTGACCCTCGCCCCTCTAGGTGTTGCAGGTCCAAAACCCCTAAGCCATAAATCCTATTAGTCAGGGATGCTCTGAAGCATTATAAGtagttttttccatttttttactGATTGCATTATCACTTGCTACCTGAGAGAAATCTGTCCCCTTAAGGTATTTTTGGTCTATATCATTAATAGGTCAAAAGGGGTATTTTGTAGAGCCACAAAAGTATTAATTAACACAAAAGTCAGATGAAAGGTTCCACCTTAAACCAAAACCTAGAATTTCTTGGAATTGGCTTTCATTGATGCCAGTATACAGCATGATGAAAATACTTGTAAATTTCTATCAATATCCTCCCGCATTTCTACATTAACTGATTATTCAAGCTCTGTATGAAAGCATCTGCTTAAAACCTCACTCTTCCTCTGTGGTGTCGCCTCTCTCTCCGCCACCTTGGGCTCATGCGTTATTGCAAATTCGACATGGCAGGGCCGGTCTGGGAGACGGAAGTTCAGACCCCTCGGTCGGAGGTCGTGTCACTCTCTGGGTGGGGGAAAAGGTTGTGTGTCTGAGTCATGATCAACATTATGTGCTGTTTCACACGCCATCATGAAGAGTGCACCCTTCAGTTAATCTCCCTTCCTTTTATTGCGAGTGTATGGTGGTTCATTTGAGGGAATGACATTGACAGAGATGATAAAGATGTGtcttgtatgtttgtgtgtgtctgtgttcatgtgACTACTCAGTGTAGTACATGATGTTATGAACATAAAAACGCACCCCATGATTAAATGCATATCTTTTAGGAAAAGAACAAGAGGGTAAAGGGTAGGGATTACAGTGTCAGTCTGGTGCAATATAAGCATTAATCTGCTCTTTTTTTGGAGCTTAGACCTTTTTGCTTCTCTCAGTTGCACCTGACTTTAGGTCTCCAGGTTAAGCATAGTATTATCTTCAAATGCTGAGCAGTGTCCTCTCTTTCATGTCTGCTACTGATGCGCAAATGATCTTGAAGCGAACAGTATCACAAGTATGTCAAACTGTTGAATTTTAGAAcagtcaaacatgttttttgtgtgtctttgccACACATGCACTGATTGCTGTGTCAGTAGGCTTTTCCTTTGTATGATTACATCTACATGTGTGTATAAATGGGCGCTTTTCTGCTGAGAGAGCCAGTGCatgacagaaagacacacataaTTAACCGAACAAAAATCGTTGCATTCTACACATCTAATTTAAAGTGGCTTTGTTAAGGCAAATCCAAAATTATAATTTTGCCATACCTTTAAAATATTGAGAATTTTGATGCACCTCTTTTGTACACCCAATCACAGTATACCTATTGCAGAACTTCCACAGTAGCCGCAGGGCAAAAGCTTGGTATGCTGGTTCTTTTGTTGGTGAGAAGGTTTTGCTCAATGCCAGGCAGAGCAATCCAGCCAGCCCACAGGGGTCATCAGAGGAGGGAGGAGTTTTGATTATGATCATTATTTGGTAAATAAGATGTCAACAAGGTGTTTCCTTGACACTTTATTGAGTAAAAGGAGGAAGGTGCAGAAATGAACGCCCCCTTCTCAATGGGACCTCTAATCTCCTCTTTCATGTCCCATCGCGTCTGAAGGGTTTCAGCTTCGGCTGCCATGTGCTAGTCTGCCTGGGCCTGGAACTTCTTACTTGCAGGTGGGGTGAGTATCCTGGCAAGCATGTGTTTATAAAACCCACTTGTTTGGGCACAATACTTGAACTAACTTCTTTTGAGCGAACAGTGTGAATCTGTGCAAAGCCTTTTCCCAAAGTCCTTTAGAAGGCGACAGCCCATTGAGAGTAGAGAAGAAGGGATTACCTTCCTCGACAGTGGTGCATTTCCGAGAGAGCTGATTAGCTCTGCATTCATTGTTAAATCGAGCAAAGGAAGGCCCTAGAGGAGTGAAAGGATCCAAATAGGTGGGCCCAGAAATAAAACAGCCGCAGGAAGCCCTGCACAGGCAACCCAAAATTTTCCCAACATTTCTTTCCCCCACTCCTAAGGAGGTGCGGCGTGAAAAAGGAGATTAGCATACAAAATTAGAGGCGGAATGATTTTTAAGGGCAACTTGCCTCATGCCCTCCACCCCCAAGCCCTACTCTGTCTGGACAAAGTTAATTAAACTAGTATTAAACAGTAAAGAAACTTCCAAGCGCTCGGGAGTTAGGGGGCTCTTTGAGGATTACCATGATGAGGGAGAGAACGGGAGGTATTTTGTTGAGGCGAAATTGAGAAAGGCGTGATGGAGGGAAGAGTACGCTAAGGAGTTTTCCATTCTTACTGCTTTGCCCCAAAGTATCCTAACCCTAGTGTGAACAATGTGAAGAGTACGTCTGTGTTTACCTCAGACCATCAGGTATTACTGTCACAAAGAATGTGTTAAGGAAGGATAAGCACTTTTTCCACGCTGAATTGATATTATGATGGATTTATTAttctttcattacatttttatagaaaataaaCCACCAAGAAAactaacaataaaacaaaactacgAAATGCTGTGCAATAAATTaacaatgtacagtacaaagtGCTTCATTTTATATACAATTAAATACATTGAGAGGGCAGTAAAGGTCAGGGCGAGCCAACAGGTGTGAGAGCAGACTGTgccctaaaatgtcaaaatgtgtctttgtaaaataaattcaAAGCTTGGCACTGATAGTTCATATTTATACAGATGTCTGCTTGGCTGAACTTCTTATGATTCATGGAAATACAACCTAACGAGGTCTTAAAAATTATTCTTTTTGTAGTTAATTATGCCATAGctcaacagtcaaaaactcaAATAACTGTTTCaggttcagttttgttttgtttttttgtctgtatgaaaataaataaatcatgttttggAGAGTTTTGAAGTCAGAGTCAGAGAAAAATGCCAAGtgatatttcaaaatgtataaaaatatatcttaaatacatttataccaaaaaaaaactacaaagatGTAAAAACTTCCCCTTCTTGTGTTCTctatcatgatttttttttttttgcacatccCACTGTTGTTAATCTTTAATACAAAACTGACAATGAAGACAGTCTTAATTTGCATGTTtgctaaattgtttttttttttaaatacacacaatcTGAACATGCACAGACAGTTTGGATGTTAACAGGAGGTGCAGTGGTACAAATATGATGACAGCACCGGGAGAATTGATGAGGATGCTCAGTGCTTCTTCCTCAGTCTGAGATTCTTCCGGCGACTGCCAGCACTCTCGTTCCTTCCCCTCTGACCTCCTTTCTTCACACAGAAGTACTTGGTCACTGTCTTTCTGCACTGCTCACACTTCACCGCGCAGCACCAGTGGAATTTACAATTACAGCTCGACACCATCTCAGCTTTGCGCTCCTCCACAGCCAGCCCACACTCTCCGCATAACCTCTTACAGCTCCGTTTCTCCCATTTGCTCAAGTTCTTGCCTTTCTTGAGGCACTCGCGGCCCTCTGTGCCCGGCAAGCCCAGAGTGCGGTTCTCTAAGCAGTAATCGGGGGAGTCTTCGAGGTGGACCAGCTCCTTGCGTGAGATGGAGCTAAAGGTCTCAGCGATGGCCCCTCGGCTGGCCGCGCTGTTCCCTGCTCCACGGAGGAGATCCACCTTCAGAGCCCTGTGGTACTTCTCCTTCAAGTAGTTCCCCACCTCCCTGAACTCTGGCAGCTGCAGCCAGCAGGTCTGTGTGGTGCAGCTCCCTGACACTCCGTGGCATTTGCATGTCCTCTGCATAGTCCCCTTCACAGCCTGGAGTTAAGACAAACAGAGAAGTGTTGAAACAGGGAAGATTCACGAGTatgaaagtacattttgctctgagtttcaaatgaaaaactgaaccAAAAACTCAATCATAATAAAGGAATTGATTCTGTGGGGGTGAGTAtgcagtcatatatatatatatatatatacatgtgtgtttatgtaggTATAAATGTAggtacaagtgtgtgtgcaagagacaGGATGTCCATTGTCTCTTGATTGATGTGTTGTCAAATTAACTGATTGTATTCTCAAGGTTTTCTAGTGAAGTTGAAAAAAAGGATGAATACACTGAAAGGAAGAAATGATAGCTTCAAGGTCCtttgctgagtttttttttttttttttttgtcctgacTTTACCCGACACAAAACAGCTGTCAGTTGAAAAGGGACGTTTTCTTTCCCTGAGGAGGGGATGAACTTTCTGTTGAGGTGAGGCTGAATCAAAGTTTCACATTGAGTCCCATTGTCCCCCCAGAAGAAATAGGAGTATTTATTTAGCATGTTCATTATCAACATGTTTTCTAGTGTGAGAAGACCCAATGGAGGGTCCCATTGAGTGGAGAAATGAAAAAGgagtttttctctctttctatccccatttttttctgttacaaTGATGCTCCAGGTGCCATGGGGATCCTAGGGCCCAACAGGGGGGAGCAAAGGCACCGTAAACAAAGAGCACTTCAGCTGCACGCCTGTGGTCCCCTCAGACTCCCTCGGGGCTAAACAAAGACCAACATAAATGTGGGATCCTTATTGCAAGAATAAAactaaacacttattttaaaaagcagcataATATAGAATGCTGTGCAATGTCTGGCTCCACAGGATCTCTAATTAAGCTTGCACCAGTGATCCTGAGATTCTTGAGTTGAGGTATTGTCATAAGGGGCATTCAGCACTGGTAAATAGGCCCTTCTGGTACACCGAACACACTGTTATTATTGGGGACGAGTGGCACCTCACTTATAGCGACGTGAAAGGGATGCTTGGGTGGCACACTCAGTGTAATTCTGAGAAGggaaaaatgattcaaaagGTGCTTTACACTGTGCAATCAGTTGGAGGGCCAGGAAAGATCCCCAAAATATCAACCAAGCCGCCACCCAGTTTTTGTGGGATACAGCAGATAAATACTGTATGGTTCAGGcttaaagaaaacaagcagCCTGAAATTAAAACCAAGGTATTAACGTCACTCCAAGTGGATCGAGCGAGTTGAGGGCATCCACTGTACCTTGCGCCCAGCCTCGTTATTATGGAGATTCATGGCTGCCCGAGCGTCCTGCCCAGTCTCCAAAGCATCAACAAACTGTTTGGAAATGGCCTCGCCAAAGCCAACATTGTCGCTGCAGCCACCCCAGAGCCATCCATGACCACCTAGAAGATAAAGAGAAGGAAACTTCTTACCCTGCTTTTTGACCACTGTTTAAATGATCCGCTCACACATCAACATCTGCTGTGAGTGTCATATTTCGTTAGTAGATATTTCACACTACCTGTGCTTCATGTACAGATCTGTGTATTTGTCTTACCTCGTTGTCCGTTCCTGCTGTCATCACAGCCGCAGTTGTCAAAGTCTCCAAGACTGCAGTTCCTTGTTAAAGTGTACATAACGCCAGCGGAGCTGATGGCATGGACGAATGCTGTCTCCCGATTTGCTggtgagagcagagaggctCATTTACTGACTTTTTTCATCACACAGATCATTGTATAATTATCTAGACATTATGACCTCCCATGAAACCGGTCTTGAGGTTATCTATCTTTGCCTTCTAAATAAAGCTGATCTGGAATTGCAAAATTTGTCTGGTGTCTCGTTTGTCTTGTGAAAACCAGTGTTGCTTACATAAGACACAAAGAGGCAGTGGGTGCCGTGGTTGTTGTGAATTGGattagtgtgtttgttttggcccTAGCGACCATGGCCACTGTAACGATCCCAAAGCGTGGTGAATCTTCTGACTGAGCAAACATTTcagtttcacaaacaaaaaagaacccCTCCCCTGTGAGGAATGATAAAGAGTTTTGAAACGAAACAAAAGTTCACAGTTACCAAAAActttccaaactttttttcaGGGGTATTTCTCATCCAGATCTATTAAGGGCGCATGGTGCCTTCATGAGGACTTACCGCTGCGCAGACTGCTGTGCGTGGACAGCTGCAGAGCTCTCTCAGGGCAGTTCCAGCGGTCCCATGCAAACTGGTATTTGCACTCTTCTATGCCACTCTGAGCTCCTGCTGCCACACTGCTGGAGTAGATCAGGTATGCCTGCAGAAGAAGAGGcaaggaaaatgtgaaaatgatgttCAGGCCCCCCACATATTGTAATAATGACAAGATGATTTAAGAAAGTGAGATGAAGTATCTGGTATGATTTGATACCCTGATAAATCTACCTTACGGTAGATTATGATAATCGGTTTTGGTGGTCGCATCCCACCTATTAAATCCAACCCTATTAGTGGTATGGAAACGTACATTTTAGGAGACTGGGTTGAATAAACCCAGAACACACAGCTCACACAGATAAATAGAGACAGTAGTCACAATATCCAGCAATAAAAGATTGTGGACAGCTAGCAGTTGGCTGGCTTCGACTTCGGCTGGCTGTGTAACTTGTGCAGGTGTTCAGTGAGTCCTAAGCAGATGTGACAAATCATCAGAGAAATTCTGGCATTTCTGAGCTGATTCAGGGTTCACAAAGTCAAATCATGCATGATAATAAACTAGAAACAGTGCTGTAAGCCAAGTTTAAAAATTCTCAACAATTTCAAAGTGGGTTGCATACATATGGACAAGTCTTGTTTTAGAGATTTATATAACGCACAGTGTTTGGTtagtgacaaaaacaataagaattcactgaaatattattatattttttaaactgaatGGTGAATACAATGAATTCGTAAGTTCTCTTAAACCAGTACACTCTGTCCTTGGCTTTCGCCCGCTGTTCTGCTGCTTGTTCAGACTGTGTGAACGATAATATAACTAATATGTCTCAAGTGGCCTTTGGAGAAATGGAGTACCACCTCTTTCACAGGGTTCTGGCGCACTAATGATGACCACCCACTACAGCAATGCCTTGCCCTCGCCTCTCCTGCCTCTTAACACATTCACCCACAGATACACAGAGCCTCTGAATAAGGTCAAGTGTAGGGAGGGggaaagaaaatcacaaaggGCCAAGAATATCACTGATATATCATTAGCGCCATTGTTGcatacagacaggtaacagGGCTTGTCCATACACTTCAGTTAAGATATCACAAGGACAACAGACTTGAATTgaatactgaaaaaaacacagaaaccattttttctctccctctctcttttggAAAAGGGACAGGGAGAAAAGATCAAAAGAAAGTTGGCTTACCTTGGGTCCAGTCATCAAGAAATTATTCACTGACCTGGAAAAGGAGACAGCTTATTCACTCAAGGAAGCTAAGTGTCCTTCACAAATTCCTCTGCTAACATCTCTCATTAGTGCGCTTTGTAACATGCTAAACCGTGACACCAGTAGGTAACCAAACCTTAGTGAACATTACTGCTGattttgttaaaacatttcTAGAAATGGAGGAACACTGGAGGTAATGCCATGCATTCAGAACTTGATCAAGATTTTAACAAAGTGGGAAACAATTTAGAGTATAACGGAATAGTTCTTATCCCATCCAACATTCATCAATTCATGCAAGTACAGATGATGCATCGAGGGTTTAGGTGAAACTACCATTTTTAAATAAGGCACTTTTCATAAAGAGCTTATAAGTAACTAATGGCTTCATTAGTGGTTAGTAAAATAATCTACTAATGGTTTATCAGTTATGTGCCATTAATTAGGAAAAATCTGGGGTTGCCAGGTTGTAACACAGTTCTAAATGTTGGTAATCCATTTCTAAATGCTCATGGGTTTCTCGATTTCTAATAGGCCACCAAGTCTGCAGCTATAAATATTAgtaaattataagaaaaaggttttaaacCATTAAATCTGAGGTTGTGAGTGTTTATAAATTGTTCATGATCATCCGCCGCCCTTTTTCTAGTAATAAGCGGTCAGATGGTGTAACCAATCAAAGAGCGTTGTCACAGCTTGCCAACCCAAAAGTTGTTCTTACAACTGATCTATTAAGAActgatttattaaccattaataaagtcATTAGTTACAGCTCTTTATAAAGGCTGCTTAATTAGAGAGTGGTACTTGTGAAATTAATAGAATGAGTACAAGTATAATTTCTGTGGGGAAACAATCCGTTAATTTAAgcaatttttttatttccaattccCAGGTTGTTCAATTAAGTGATTTTATGGGTCATGTTACGCCTTTTGAATATTATTCTAACaactgataaaagaaaaaacacaagtaatTAGGGCTTATAAACAAATTTatactgacaaaaataaatgtttgtgttgcATGTATTACCACAGCCATGAAATGTAGTTTTTGGAGATTAGCATCATCTGAACCcaaaattaaacagaaaaatataagaCAAAATGCTATTTCATCATAAATACAACTTACCAGCAGCAGTATGACCTCATGTGAGCCAGGAGGATGAAAATATAATAGAAAACCTCCAAATGCATGAACATCCTGACAGGTGAGAGGGATGACGGTCACTCAGAGCCCGTCCAAAGCCTGCAGACAGTCTATCGGTGGAGAGCAAACTGAGCTCCCAGCACATGCAACTTCACCAGGGCTTCCAAGGAGATTCAAGGAGGGGGCTCTGAAATGGAGCTGCTCTCGTCCCAACAAGAGATTATCTGCTTAATTAAAGATTTTCCCCCTTCTTACTCTCCTGGCCAATCAGAAGTATTGCACCAAGGAGAAACTGCGATGATCAAAAGGGCACCCTGGGCCTTCAGGGCCGGGCAACGGGGGCTTCCCTGCCTCTATTCAAGAGCAAAGGAAGATCTGTTTAATCCTATAGGAAAAGTGTAACACTGATCCCCTGAAATTCTGACTAGagaaaaaagtttatttaagATATCTATCTCGCAGCTGATTGTCAGGGATTAGTGGGAGATATAGTCCTCTGGATGACGAATTGTTTGATAGGACTACAAAGAAATAGGCCCATAGTGTTTGCTCTTGAGGAAGTAATTCACGGTTTAACAAAGATGTGATTGAATCAGTGTTTATCACCCTGAAACACAGAGACTGTTACTCAGGCGGAAAACGTCAGAAAATAATCGCTTTGAAACTGTCATTTGACCATTTAATTCCAGATGGGGTCAAACTCCATCattaaaattgcaaaaatgGCGATTTCAGAGAACAATTTacgtattattttatttaaaggaatGAACTGCAGGTCAATGCGTAACTTTTTCTCAGTAAGGAAAGGGTATCATTCCCACTTTTACCAGATCTACGCAGTCGCAGAATTGGATCTGATGATAACTTAGTTGTTATTTGGGACATCTTCAGACACAAATCTGGCGTAATTTTCTATTGTGTGAGGTCAGTTGATACgcgaaaaataagaaaatccatCTTTGCTCAAATTTGAGTCATTTAGCAGAAAGTCCAAGAGTCAGCTGTTCTTAGAGGGGATAAAAGTCACTTGTGCTCTTCTCTTTTcgagtttttttcccctctactGTTGTAATGATTGTAATATTCACgcttttatgaaatattttagtCGTATTCATCTAAAAGTTATTATAGGAtgactttattttgtttgagtGCCTGTGGAGAATTTAAAAGATATATTTCCCCAACAAAGTGATGATCCCCTAACAGCAAATGAAAGGTGAGGGATTGGGATATTGGATTGGGCCTATAGTCATTGATCAGATATACGACATTTGCATCACTAATCCAGACGGTCCCTACCTAACACTGGATGAAGGTTTACTCCCCAATAACCCCGTCTGACCCTTAGGTCCCTTTCCTTTAGCGCAGGCAGCCCTTTAGCAATCTTCTTGTGTGCAAATTAGGAttagaggggggaaaaaagtcatTCGGAGGGCGAACTTCTGAGGGATGTTTTTGGATTAAGATTTAAAGAGGAATGACATGAGACAAAAGCAGGATCCGACCTgttgttttagctttttttttctttttttaacacaggATAGATGATTCATTAGAGAGAGCATCACCAAAATGAGTTATTGCAACAAGTCGAGCAAAATATCAGCACATTTGGCCCACATTTTGCACAAATTAAATCGcctgtgcgagtgtgtgtgtgtgtgtgtgtgtgtgtgtgtgtgtgtgtgtgtgtgtgtgtgtgtgtgtgtgtgtatatcaaaTATCATATGTCAAATTGGACATGATGAGAATTTTTAAAACGTACATCCACAACGCATGCGTGCGTGTCAAACTTTTAGGctatttcatgtctttctaaAGTGATGAAATCAGATTCCCCAGCATCACATGTTTCTGTTAACACGCCCTCAGTGGTGTTAAAACCGTCTGACTGTCCTCACCGAAGTGTCTGAGTTATAACTGGCAGTGTGACCACACAGAGGTGTTACATGCCGAGAAGAGGATGGCCTGACAGTCAGTAGCCAATGGACGGAGGGCTGATGTCACTGTTGGGGCAACAGAGATCAGCAGTGGTGGGACCACTTATAGTACTTTTGGACCGGACCCACTCAGTCTGGCGGCTGCAGCTCTTTGGCACATTTACCAAAAAATCATCATGTTCAACAAACAAATTTACTGCTTTTACACAGATGGAGGATGTACTGTATTGGTTGTTCATTTAACTTGTCATAGTTGTCCAGCAGAGGGAGCAAATGCACACATCCtccatacagtatatttgataATCACTGTAAAAGTCCACTTCTGAGGAAATCAAGATCAAAAAGAGCTGGCAGGGACCCAATGCTTTGCTCAAGGGCTCATCGACAAACCAGTTACATAGCTGACAGGAAATCTTGAAATCAACTCATATGGTGTCTTAACTACCTTGCTGCTCTTATCAGTGCTTGCAAAAATGACCACAGTGAGAACAGAAagacatttgttcattttaggTCTTGCAGAAAAAGCTGCAAAATGACATTAAGTACTGTATCCGCAGTAAGCTGTCCTTAAGGAATGTGTAGACAATATCTGCAGgtattttaaatatgtaagACGTAATGGAAGTGTCACATGTGCTGTGGTCTTACAACATTGTTAGATGTAGTTGAGACAAGTAAGCCGAGCATGACCAGCAGAGGTAGATCCCCATCAGTAGGCATGCAGACAGGAGACACAGCTCTCTATTAACAAGAACAAGATGTCTATAAGCGATGCTACGGCTGGATTATGTGAGCAGCAAGACAGAGATAAGAACATTCAAGGATTCTTTCTCAACAATTAAACCAATCAAAGTTATCACTTTAACCCCTGCTGAGGAAATATAAACATGTGTTGCACAGGCAGATATTAATCAAACCCACAACTATCAGTGAAGCTTTCCATAAATACCAAATAGTATATGCCACTATACTGCAGTATGGGAGGGTGTGAAAAATAATACCCATTTGTCACATGTGAAGCTGTTC
This genomic interval from Thunnus thynnus chromosome 14, fThuThy2.1, whole genome shotgun sequence contains the following:
- the wnt8b gene encoding protein Wnt-8b, producing the protein MFMHLEVFYYIFILLAHMRSYCCWSVNNFLMTGPKAYLIYSSSVAAGAQSGIEECKYQFAWDRWNCPERALQLSTHSSLRSANRETAFVHAISSAGVMYTLTRNCSLGDFDNCGCDDSRNGQRGGHGWLWGGCSDNVGFGEAISKQFVDALETGQDARAAMNLHNNEAGRKAVKGTMQRTCKCHGVSGSCTTQTCWLQLPEFREVGNYLKEKYHRALKVDLLRGAGNSAASRGAIAETFSSISRKELVHLEDSPDYCLENRTLGLPGTEGRECLKKGKNLSKWEKRSCKRLCGECGLAVEERKAEMVSSCNCKFHWCCAVKCEQCRKTVTKYFCVKKGGQRGRNESAGSRRKNLRLRKKH